In Hermetia illucens chromosome 1, iHerIll2.2.curated.20191125, whole genome shotgun sequence, one genomic interval encodes:
- the LOC119660823 gene encoding transcription elongation factor SPT4, whose protein sequence is MSFDTIPKDLRGLRACLVCSLVKTFEQFEYDGCDNCEEFLQMKNNKDQVYDCTSNNFDGIIAVMSPEDSWVTKWQRINRFCKGIYAISVSGRLPNATIRDMKNRGIPYRSRDTSQR, encoded by the exons ATGTCTTTCGATACAATTCCCAAGGATCTGCGAGGACTTCGTGCTTGCCTGGTGTGCTCGTTGGTCAAA ACGTTCGAGCAATTCGAGTACGACGGATGCGACAATTGCGAGGAGTTTCTGCAGATGAAGAACAACAAGGACCAGGTTTATGACTGCACGAGTAACAACTTCGACGGGATCATCGCTGTAATGAGCCCCGAGGACAGTTGGGTGACCAAATGGCAGAGGATAA ATCGGTTCTGCAAAGGAATATACGCCATATCTGTCTCCGGTCGGCTGCCAAACGCAACTATACGTGACATGAAGAACCGCGGGATCCCCTACAGATCGAGGGATACTAGTCAGCGCTAG